The stretch of DNA ACTCTCTAAAGAAATAATTTGTCCAGAGACCACGTCTGGGAGCTGAAAGTCAGGCGCTAGAGTCCCTAACGCCAACATGGTTGATTCTGTTCTAGCCATAGGGATTGAATGCACAAAGCCATTTGAAACACTTGTATTGTACAAGTCAATCCCAATCTGTAAAGAATGGCCTAATTTAGGTTTGTTATAGCCCTTTAACGCTCTGAGCTACCATAGCACTGAAGCGCTACAAAGACAGTAGGGGCTTGCATATTTTTCGCCCCTACTAGCTTGGCAAGCTCCTAGCGCATTAACTGCGGTCAACTTGGGCGAGAATTTCCGCTAGGATCTCTCCTGCACCACGTCCCCGTAGCTCTTCGGCTAAACTCGTACCCAGTTGTTCCGCTTCTTGACAACTGCCAGTAATTTGGTCGCGGATTAGGCGCTGACCGTCTAAACTGGCTACCATACCGACTAATGTCAAGCGATCGCCTTCAATAGACGTATTCACACCAATGGGGACTTGGCATCCCCCTTCTAAGCTCCGCAGAAAAGCCCGTTCAGCCAAACAGCGATAGAGTGTAGGTTGATGTTGAATCACCTGAATAATCTCCAACACTGCCCGATCTTTCTTCAGATTTTCTTCGGTTTCCTGGTCATTAATCTGACGGCATTCGATACCCAAGGCTCCTTGTCCGACAGCATGGAGAGAAATATCAGATGGAATCTCCTGTTGAATGCGATCGCTCATTTCCAAGCGCTTTAAGCCCGCTGCTGCTAGAATCAGGGCATCATATTCCCCATCATCCAACTTTTTCAGACGAGTATTCAAATTTCCCCGCACATCCTTAAACGTCAGTTTTGGGAAATGATGGCGCAATTGGGCCAAACGCCGCAAAGAAGACGTACCGATTACCGCACCATCGGGGAGAGTTTCCAATTTCTTATCCCCATACTTGGCATTCACCACTAACGCATCAGCCGGGTTCTCCCTCTCCGTCACGCAACCGAGCATCAAACCTTCCGGTAA from Roseofilum reptotaenium CS-1145 encodes:
- the hemC gene encoding hydroxymethylbilane synthase, whose amino-acid sequence is MTSSATTPPQTVRLGSRKSQLALVQSEWVQAQLQAHHPDTQFEIETMSTQGDKILDVPLAKIGDKGLFTKELEVGMLARTTDMAVHSLKDLPTNLPEGLMLGCVTERENPADALVVNAKYGDKKLETLPDGAVIGTSSLRRLAQLRHHFPKLTFKDVRGNLNTRLKKLDDGEYDALILAAAGLKRLEMSDRIQQEIPSDISLHAVGQGALGIECRQINDQETEENLKKDRAVLEIIQVIQHQPTLYRCLAERAFLRSLEGGCQVPIGVNTSIEGDRLTLVGMVASLDGQRLIRDQITGSCQEAEQLGTSLAEELRGRGAGEILAEILAQVDRS